A genomic segment from Klebsiella africana encodes:
- a CDS encoding ABC transporter ATP-binding protein codes for MNSSLSLQALRYGHRQPLFAPLTLACRPGEIWAVLGANGRGKSTLLDTLTGVVPPLGGEVQCEGGVALVPQSFRPAFRWRVSDVVLMGRARHVDLFAQPNEEDARRVEQALAQLGIAALAGDDFGALSGGQQQLVLIARALVSASQNILLDEPCSALDLGNQQVVLQLIVDLAHRRTRTVLFTTHDPNHALQVASHTLLLLPEGQWLAGETADVLSETHLRQAYGLPVRLIHHAASASPLLAPGFTLRR; via the coding sequence ATGAACAGCTCATTATCGCTGCAAGCGCTACGCTACGGCCACCGACAGCCGCTCTTCGCCCCGCTTACGTTGGCCTGCCGTCCCGGTGAGATCTGGGCGGTACTGGGCGCCAATGGCCGGGGAAAAAGTACCCTGCTGGATACCCTGACCGGCGTAGTGCCGCCGCTGGGCGGCGAGGTGCAGTGCGAGGGGGGCGTGGCCCTGGTTCCGCAGTCGTTTCGTCCCGCTTTCCGCTGGCGCGTGAGCGATGTGGTGCTGATGGGCCGCGCCCGTCACGTGGATCTCTTTGCCCAGCCGAACGAGGAAGATGCCCGCCGGGTTGAGCAGGCGCTGGCGCAGCTGGGGATTGCCGCCCTGGCCGGGGATGACTTCGGCGCCCTCTCCGGCGGTCAGCAACAGCTGGTGCTGATTGCCCGCGCGCTGGTCAGCGCCAGCCAGAATATCCTGCTGGATGAGCCCTGTTCGGCGCTAGACCTCGGTAACCAGCAGGTGGTATTGCAGCTGATCGTCGACCTCGCTCATCGCCGGACGCGCACCGTCCTGTTCACCACCCATGATCCCAACCACGCCCTACAGGTGGCCAGCCATACGCTGTTGCTGCTGCCGGAGGGCCAGTGGCTGGCGGGCGAGACCGCCGACGTGCTGAGCGAAACGCATCTCCGGCAAGCATACGGCCTGCCGGTACGCCTGATCCACCATGCCGCCTCCGCGTCCCCTCTGCTGGCGCCGGGGTTTACGCTGCGTCGCTGA
- a CDS encoding FecCD family ABC transporter permease, translating to MPANHHPWLLQGSLALVTLAIAIASLCFGQYPLSLSAVGHTLAHLPPGEGVIGQIVWSVRLPRVVMALLAGGALGLCGATLQGVFQNPLVDPHIIGVTSGSAFGGTLAILLGVGSLLMMASTFFFGLVALGLIYALAALQGRDSTLGLILSGIILSGFFAALVSLMQYLADSEETLPNIVFWLLGSFATASWHKVLLMSLPMALAAGVLWKLRWRINLLALEERDARSLGVPVAALRRGVLVCCAVLVASQVAVSGSIAWIGLVVPHLARLLVGADHRRLLPTAFWLGAALMLVVDDLARTLTQAEIPIGIITALLGAPLFTFLLVQSRRRSTAR from the coding sequence ATGCCCGCTAACCATCATCCCTGGCTGTTGCAGGGAAGCCTGGCGCTGGTGACCCTGGCGATCGCGATCGCCTCGCTCTGTTTCGGCCAGTACCCGTTAAGCTTGAGCGCCGTGGGCCACACCCTTGCCCATCTGCCGCCGGGTGAAGGGGTGATCGGGCAGATCGTCTGGTCGGTTCGCCTGCCGCGCGTGGTCATGGCTCTGCTGGCCGGCGGCGCGCTGGGGCTGTGCGGCGCCACCTTGCAGGGCGTGTTCCAGAACCCGCTGGTGGATCCGCATATCATCGGGGTGACCTCCGGCTCCGCCTTCGGCGGCACGCTGGCGATCCTGTTGGGTGTCGGCAGTCTGCTGATGATGGCCTCAACCTTTTTCTTCGGTCTCGTCGCGCTGGGGCTGATTTACGCCCTCGCGGCACTGCAGGGGCGGGACAGCACGCTGGGGCTGATTTTGTCCGGGATCATTCTCAGCGGCTTCTTCGCCGCGCTGGTCAGCCTGATGCAGTACCTCGCCGACAGCGAAGAGACGCTACCGAACATTGTCTTCTGGCTGCTCGGCAGCTTCGCGACCGCCAGCTGGCATAAGGTGCTGCTTATGTCCCTGCCCATGGCGCTAGCCGCCGGGGTGCTGTGGAAGCTGCGCTGGCGTATCAACCTGTTGGCGCTGGAGGAACGCGATGCCCGCAGTCTTGGCGTTCCGGTGGCCGCGCTGCGTCGCGGCGTGCTGGTTTGCTGTGCAGTGCTGGTGGCATCCCAGGTGGCGGTCAGCGGCAGCATCGCCTGGATCGGTCTGGTGGTCCCGCACCTCGCCCGCCTGCTGGTGGGCGCTGACCATCGTCGTCTGCTGCCCACCGCCTTCTGGCTCGGCGCCGCGCTGATGCTGGTGGTGGACGATCTGGCGCGCACGCTGACCCAGGCGGAGATCCCGATCGGCATCATCACTGCCCTGCTCGGGGCGCCGCTGTTTACCTTTTTACTGGTGCAATCCCGGCGCCGGAGTACAGCCCGATGA
- a CDS encoding ABC transporter substrate-binding protein — MSKHPLLLGLTLLSASLFTGQAFADRTVTDQLGRQVTLPDHVTRVVVLQHQTLNLLVQLHAAEDIVGVLSSWQKQLGPQFARFMPEIGQLATPGDLTQVNIESLLALRPQVVFVANYAPPAMIAQIQQAGIPVVAISLRHDAAGEKNKMNPTMADEEQAYNAGLVEGIRLIGEVVERQPEAEALIHYTFEARKQANAPVADIPQNQRVRVYMANPDLNTYGAGKYTGLMMAHAGALNVAAASVKGARQVSLEQVLEWNPQVIFVQDRYPQVVKQIENDPQWQTIDAVKHHRVWLMPEYAKAWGYPMPEALALGELWMAKKLYPARYQNIDVDSKASDYYQRFYRVTWTPDAR; from the coding sequence ATGTCAAAACACCCCTTACTGCTGGGCCTGACGCTGCTCAGCGCCAGCCTGTTCACCGGCCAGGCCTTTGCCGACCGCACTGTCACCGACCAGCTGGGTCGCCAGGTCACCCTCCCCGACCACGTCACCCGCGTAGTGGTTCTGCAGCATCAGACGCTCAACCTGCTGGTGCAACTGCATGCCGCCGAGGATATCGTCGGCGTCTTAAGCAGCTGGCAGAAACAGCTCGGGCCGCAGTTCGCCCGCTTTATGCCCGAGATTGGGCAACTGGCGACCCCGGGCGATCTTACCCAGGTCAATATTGAAAGCCTGCTGGCGCTGCGTCCGCAGGTGGTTTTCGTCGCCAACTATGCGCCGCCGGCGATGATCGCGCAGATCCAACAGGCCGGGATCCCGGTGGTGGCCATCTCGCTGCGCCATGATGCCGCCGGGGAAAAAAATAAAATGAACCCCACCATGGCTGACGAAGAGCAGGCCTATAACGCCGGGCTGGTGGAGGGGATCCGCCTTATCGGCGAGGTCGTCGAACGTCAGCCCGAGGCTGAGGCGCTGATTCACTACACCTTCGAGGCGCGCAAACAAGCCAATGCGCCGGTGGCCGATATTCCCCAGAACCAGCGGGTGCGGGTGTATATGGCCAACCCCGATCTGAATACCTACGGCGCCGGTAAATATACCGGGCTGATGATGGCGCACGCCGGGGCGCTGAACGTGGCGGCCGCCAGCGTAAAAGGGGCCCGCCAGGTGTCGCTCGAGCAGGTGCTGGAGTGGAACCCACAGGTGATCTTCGTCCAGGACCGTTATCCGCAGGTGGTCAAGCAGATAGAGAATGACCCGCAGTGGCAGACGATCGATGCGGTGAAACATCACCGCGTGTGGCTGATGCCGGAGTACGCCAAAGCCTGGGGCTATCCCATGCCGGAGGCCCTGGCGCTGGGCGAACTGTGGATGGCGAAAAAACTCTATCCCGCGCGCTACCAGAACATCGATGTAGACAGTAAAGCCAGCGATTACTATCAGCGTTTTTACCGTGTGACGTGGACGCCAGATGCCCGCTAA
- a CDS encoding polyphenol oxidase family protein, translated as MAYTSRLLNAIPGIRHAFLDVHETAAFPYAELAPVKLVHGNEVHHYQQPLPTRPHADAVFTAVAGQKVGVVTADCLPLLIASRDGRYVCSVHAGWQGLASGIIDNSLACFRQQGVALADLIIAVGPHIHPCCYEVSAGFYQQLLDQPGGDRVARHRQRLFHSRSGPVSDPLKAAARGSDNLWFDLRAFAEAIFAEAGVSPANVEWLGSCTYCTPQSLGSYRRRTHFPAPKSFQYSWIMREA; from the coding sequence ATGGCTTACACCTCCCGTTTGCTCAATGCTATCCCTGGCATCCGCCACGCTTTTCTCGATGTACATGAAACCGCCGCCTTTCCCTATGCCGAGCTGGCTCCGGTGAAGCTGGTGCATGGCAATGAGGTTCATCATTATCAGCAGCCGCTGCCGACGCGCCCGCACGCCGATGCGGTGTTTACCGCGGTAGCCGGGCAAAAGGTGGGGGTGGTGACCGCCGACTGTCTGCCCCTGCTGATCGCCTCGCGCGACGGTCGCTACGTCTGCAGCGTGCATGCCGGCTGGCAGGGGCTGGCCAGCGGTATTATCGACAACAGTCTGGCCTGTTTTCGCCAGCAGGGGGTAGCATTGGCCGATCTGATCATCGCCGTGGGGCCGCATATTCACCCCTGCTGTTACGAAGTCTCCGCCGGATTCTATCAGCAACTGCTGGACCAGCCCGGCGGTGACCGGGTGGCCCGCCATCGCCAGCGGCTGTTCCACTCCCGTTCGGGCCCGGTCAGCGATCCGCTCAAAGCCGCCGCACGCGGCAGCGATAATCTGTGGTTTGATCTGCGCGCCTTTGCCGAAGCGATCTTCGCAGAGGCGGGAGTGTCGCCAGCGAACGTTGAATGGCTGGGGAGCTGCACCTACTGCACCCCGCAGTCGCTGGGCTCCTACCGGCGCCGGACCCATTTTCCGGCGCCGAAGAGTTTTCAGTATTCGTGGATTATGCGCGAGGCCTGA
- a CDS encoding rhodanese homology domain-containing protein, with amino-acid sequence MSTYAYRQAAGIRQALLDRRELALIDVREEADFATDHPLFAVNLPLSKLELEVRRRIPRFTTPLTVYDNGEGLAEIAVERLRAWGYQDVALLTEGLAGWRRSGGELFQDVNSASKAFGELVESVRHTPSLSAREVQALIDSRQEVVIVDARRFDEYQTMSIPGSISVPGGELALRVESLTPSPQTPVIVNCAGRTRSIIGTQSLINAGVPNPVHALRNGTIGWTLAGQTLAHQQQRQYDPSARASGARAAEVAHFAERAGVAVIDEATLQRWRQQSDRTTFLFDVRSPEEYAAGHYPGSLSAPGGQLVQETDHFASVRGARIVLLDDDGIRATITGSWLAQMGWETARLSALSASQLSERGVPAAEVPPGPQAEEISPAQLAHQLDEPGTVVLDFTTSANFVARHIPGAWWLTRSQLRQALDVIPPAQRYVVTCGSSLLARYAVPEVAALTGKPVQLLTGGTLAWIAAGLPLAHGDSGLAVERRDRYRRPYEGTDNSAEAMQAYLEWEYGLVDQLARDGTHGFRVL; translated from the coding sequence ATGTCCACCTACGCTTATCGCCAGGCCGCCGGGATCCGCCAGGCACTGCTCGATCGTCGTGAACTGGCGCTGATCGACGTCCGCGAAGAGGCCGATTTCGCCACCGATCATCCGCTGTTTGCCGTCAATCTGCCGCTCAGCAAACTGGAGCTGGAGGTCCGCCGGCGGATACCGCGCTTCACCACCCCGCTCACCGTCTACGACAACGGCGAAGGTCTGGCGGAGATCGCCGTCGAACGGCTGCGGGCCTGGGGCTATCAGGATGTGGCCCTGCTGACAGAGGGGCTCGCCGGCTGGCGCCGCAGCGGCGGCGAGCTGTTTCAGGACGTCAACTCCGCCAGCAAAGCCTTTGGTGAATTGGTGGAAAGCGTGCGTCACACGCCGTCGCTCAGCGCCCGGGAGGTTCAGGCGCTCATCGACAGCCGGCAGGAGGTAGTGATCGTCGACGCCCGGCGCTTCGATGAGTACCAGACCATGAGCATCCCCGGCAGCATCAGCGTGCCCGGCGGCGAGCTGGCCCTGCGGGTGGAGAGCCTGACGCCCTCCCCGCAGACGCCGGTTATCGTCAACTGCGCCGGACGCACCCGGAGCATCATCGGCACCCAGTCGCTGATCAACGCCGGCGTGCCAAACCCGGTCCATGCCCTGCGCAATGGCACTATCGGCTGGACGTTGGCTGGCCAGACGCTGGCGCACCAGCAACAGCGGCAATACGATCCCTCCGCCCGCGCCTCCGGCGCCCGGGCCGCTGAGGTGGCGCATTTTGCCGAACGGGCCGGGGTGGCGGTCATCGATGAGGCCACGCTGCAACGCTGGCGGCAGCAGAGCGACCGCACCACCTTCCTGTTTGATGTCCGCAGTCCTGAAGAGTACGCGGCGGGTCACTATCCCGGCAGCCTGAGCGCGCCAGGCGGCCAGCTGGTACAGGAGACCGATCACTTTGCCAGCGTGCGGGGCGCGCGCATTGTGCTGCTGGATGACGATGGCATCCGGGCGACGATTACCGGCTCGTGGCTGGCGCAGATGGGCTGGGAGACGGCGCGGCTGAGCGCGCTGTCGGCTAGCCAGCTGAGCGAACGCGGAGTGCCGGCCGCCGAGGTGCCGCCCGGCCCGCAGGCGGAGGAGATAAGCCCGGCGCAGCTGGCGCACCAGCTGGACGAACCCGGTACGGTGGTGCTCGATTTCACCACCAGCGCCAACTTTGTTGCCCGCCATATCCCCGGCGCGTGGTGGCTAACGCGCTCGCAGCTGCGCCAGGCCCTGGACGTGATCCCTCCCGCCCAACGTTACGTGGTGACCTGCGGCAGCAGTCTGCTGGCCCGCTACGCGGTGCCGGAGGTGGCGGCCTTGACCGGTAAACCGGTGCAATTGCTTACCGGTGGGACGCTGGCGTGGATCGCCGCCGGTCTGCCGCTGGCGCATGGCGACAGCGGCCTCGCCGTCGAGCGCCGGGACCGCTATCGTCGTCCGTACGAAGGAACCGATAATTCCGCCGAAGCCATGCAGGCTTATCTGGAGTGGGAGTATGGCCTGGTGGATCAGCTGGCCCGCGACGGCACCCACGGTTTTCGCGTGCTCTAG
- a CDS encoding cysteine dioxygenase family protein, with the protein MTAPRLEKLRHFIHEVDRLHREHHQTAPLLDAVAQRLAALVRYDDWLPEEYTLPHPHHYQQYLLHADSGERFSIVSFVWGPGQATPIHDHRVWGAIGMLRGAEENQRYQLDADGIPRALGGATLLAAGQVEKVSADDGDIHRVSNALADRVSISIHIYGGNIGAVKRAVYTPEGQQKPFISGYSNRHLPNIWDSSREHQG; encoded by the coding sequence ATGACTGCACCACGACTGGAAAAATTACGCCATTTCATTCATGAGGTAGACCGCCTGCACCGCGAACACCACCAGACCGCCCCGCTGCTTGACGCCGTGGCGCAGCGGCTGGCGGCGCTGGTGCGTTACGACGACTGGCTGCCGGAAGAGTACACCCTGCCGCATCCGCACCATTACCAGCAGTATCTGCTGCATGCCGACTCCGGGGAGCGCTTCTCGATTGTCAGCTTCGTCTGGGGACCGGGACAGGCGACGCCGATCCATGACCACCGGGTGTGGGGAGCCATTGGGATGCTGCGCGGCGCGGAGGAAAACCAGCGCTACCAGCTGGATGCCGATGGCATACCGCGCGCGCTGGGCGGCGCCACGCTTCTGGCGGCAGGCCAGGTGGAGAAAGTCTCCGCTGACGATGGCGATATTCATCGCGTCAGCAATGCGCTGGCGGATCGCGTCTCCATCAGCATTCACATCTACGGCGGCAATATCGGCGCGGTGAAGCGCGCCGTGTATACCCCGGAAGGACAGCAGAAACCGTTTATCTCCGGCTACTCCAACCGCCATTTACCCAATATCTGGGATTCCTCCCGCGAACATCAAGGATAA
- a CDS encoding LysR family transcriptional regulator, with product MRIDDIDALLATVQFSSLNQAAEYLGITQSAITRRLQRLEQELNVTLLERQTRPLTLTAAGHRVYEQCLSIKRETKKLYSLLDPEGEPRGALRLGVPQSLSEIALPAALSALSQQFPGLSPQITCGWSGQLQRRLENGELDGMLAMGPAQQSFAEGYSGRLLCPLEVVPIAARRLNLRASSLRECAEQGWILNPDGCGLRAGLIRELQSQGLRLTLNVESAGAQLQIALVAQGLGLGLVPRAALASSPWRDEIAVLNLSDFQPAVSLWLIHAQYLANLQPPLTFFASKVVQQLTLSD from the coding sequence ATGCGCATTGACGATATCGACGCTTTGCTGGCCACGGTGCAGTTTTCGTCCCTCAATCAGGCCGCGGAATATCTGGGGATCACCCAGTCGGCCATTACCCGGCGCCTGCAGCGTCTGGAACAAGAGCTGAACGTGACGCTGTTGGAGCGCCAGACCCGCCCGCTGACCCTGACCGCCGCCGGACACCGGGTGTACGAGCAGTGTCTGAGCATTAAGCGTGAGACGAAAAAACTCTACAGCCTGTTGGATCCGGAAGGCGAGCCGCGCGGCGCGCTGCGACTCGGCGTACCGCAGAGTCTCAGCGAGATTGCCCTGCCGGCGGCGCTGTCGGCGCTGAGCCAGCAGTTTCCCGGACTGTCGCCGCAAATCACCTGCGGCTGGAGCGGCCAGCTGCAGCGCCGACTGGAAAACGGCGAGCTGGACGGCATGCTGGCGATGGGGCCGGCCCAGCAAAGCTTCGCCGAAGGCTACAGCGGACGCCTGCTGTGCCCTCTGGAGGTGGTGCCGATAGCCGCCCGGCGTTTGAATTTACGCGCGTCATCCCTGCGGGAGTGCGCCGAACAGGGCTGGATCCTTAACCCCGACGGCTGTGGCCTGCGCGCCGGACTGATTCGCGAGCTGCAGAGCCAGGGATTGCGGCTGACGCTTAACGTTGAGAGCGCGGGCGCACAGCTGCAGATAGCGCTGGTGGCGCAGGGACTGGGGCTGGGTCTGGTGCCGCGGGCGGCGCTGGCCAGTAGCCCGTGGCGGGACGAGATCGCGGTCCTCAACCTCAGCGATTTTCAGCCTGCGGTCTCACTGTGGCTGATCCACGCCCAGTATTTGGCAAACCTGCAGCCGCCGCTGACCTTTTTCGCCAGCAAAGTGGTGCAGCAGCTGACTTTATCCGACTGA
- a CDS encoding acyl-CoA dehydrogenase family protein: protein MIYPERDDWARQLTALRQQMAEQAASLDASGEFPRRNIDHLRAGGWLSLAVPLSCGGAGASLAQLQQAIAAIAWGEPATALIVCMQYLHHLRLAENDAWHAPLRQQVFHDAVEHGGLINSLRVEPELGSPARGGLPDTVATRRAEGWDISGHKIYTTGIEGLRWLAVWARSDDNPPLVGTWLVPGDSPGITVVKSWDHAGMRATGSHEVIFHHVRVAAEHAVDVWPADAPPAAQAEPFRLFANRQTALLAAIYDSIARAAHDWLVTWLAGRVPAGLGHALSRLPRVQEKVGQIAGLLLVNRSLLEQAAALRLSAIEANLAKVTITDNAIQAVNIALELTGNHGLSRQNPLERHYRNVLCGRVHTPQSDSAWLAAGNFVFQSQG, encoded by the coding sequence GTGATCTATCCTGAGCGCGACGACTGGGCCCGGCAGCTGACGGCGCTTCGCCAGCAGATGGCCGAGCAGGCGGCCAGCCTTGACGCCAGCGGCGAGTTTCCCCGGCGTAATATCGACCATCTGCGCGCGGGGGGCTGGTTAAGTCTCGCCGTGCCGCTATCCTGCGGCGGCGCGGGCGCCAGCCTGGCTCAGCTGCAGCAGGCCATCGCCGCCATCGCCTGGGGAGAGCCGGCGACAGCGCTGATCGTCTGCATGCAGTATCTGCACCATTTGCGGCTGGCGGAAAACGACGCCTGGCACGCGCCGCTGCGCCAGCAGGTTTTTCACGATGCTGTCGAACACGGTGGCCTGATCAACAGCCTGCGCGTCGAGCCGGAGCTGGGCTCCCCGGCGCGGGGCGGCCTGCCGGACACCGTGGCGACCCGCCGCGCGGAGGGCTGGGACATCAGCGGCCATAAAATTTATACCACCGGCATTGAAGGGCTGCGCTGGCTGGCGGTGTGGGCCAGAAGCGATGATAACCCGCCGCTGGTGGGGACCTGGCTGGTGCCTGGCGACAGCCCGGGTATCACGGTGGTGAAGAGCTGGGATCACGCTGGAATGCGGGCCACCGGCAGCCATGAAGTCATTTTTCACCACGTGCGAGTGGCGGCAGAGCATGCGGTGGATGTCTGGCCGGCCGATGCGCCTCCCGCCGCCCAGGCCGAACCGTTTCGCCTGTTCGCCAACCGGCAGACGGCGCTGCTGGCGGCGATCTATGACAGCATCGCCCGCGCCGCTCACGACTGGCTGGTGACGTGGCTGGCGGGGCGGGTGCCGGCCGGTCTCGGGCATGCGCTTTCCCGACTGCCGCGGGTGCAGGAGAAAGTCGGGCAGATCGCCGGGCTGCTGCTGGTCAACCGCAGCCTGCTGGAGCAGGCCGCCGCGCTGCGCTTATCCGCCATCGAGGCCAATCTGGCGAAAGTCACCATCACCGACAACGCCATTCAGGCGGTGAATATCGCGCTCGAGCTGACCGGCAATCATGGTCTCAGCCGACAAAACCCGCTGGAACGCCACTACCGCAATGTGCTCTGCGGACGGGTACATACCCCACAGAGCGACAGCGCCTGGCTGGCAGCTGGCAATTTCGTTTTTCAATCACAAGGATAA
- a CDS encoding ABC transporter substrate-binding protein has product MRLSFSGRVAAALMLLALGGYAAAQERITLRIADQKGGMRSQLEAANALQNLPYDIKWAEFPAAAPLAEALNAGAVDAGIIGDAPLLFALANGAPVKAIAVDKSNPAGTAVLVSPDSTLKTAADLKGKRIATGKGSIGHFVALKALEQAGISPKDVQWVFLGPVDAKVALLNGSVDAWATWEPYTTQMVKTNEGQILVSGKGLLPGNTFLAATDSALNDPQKRAALQDYLQRLAGAERWAYANLDSYGKTLGEIIRFPAEIARAQFANRQSQWQPLTEETVTQQQATADFYLANGLIRTRLDVKPTFDRRFSVPAAEVTP; this is encoded by the coding sequence ATGCGTCTATCATTTTCAGGCCGGGTGGCGGCAGCGCTGATGCTGCTGGCGCTGGGCGGCTATGCGGCGGCGCAGGAGCGGATCACTCTGCGTATCGCCGATCAAAAAGGCGGTATGCGTTCGCAGCTGGAGGCGGCCAACGCCCTGCAAAATCTCCCTTACGACATTAAGTGGGCCGAGTTCCCGGCCGCCGCGCCGCTGGCGGAAGCCCTCAACGCGGGCGCGGTCGACGCGGGGATCATCGGCGATGCGCCGTTGCTCTTTGCCCTGGCCAACGGTGCGCCGGTGAAAGCCATTGCTGTGGATAAAAGCAACCCGGCGGGGACCGCGGTGCTGGTTTCCCCCGATAGCACGTTAAAAACCGCCGCCGATTTAAAAGGCAAACGCATCGCCACCGGCAAAGGATCGATTGGTCATTTCGTGGCGCTGAAAGCGCTGGAGCAGGCGGGGATTTCTCCAAAGGACGTACAGTGGGTGTTCCTCGGCCCGGTGGACGCCAAAGTGGCGCTGCTTAACGGTTCGGTGGACGCCTGGGCGACCTGGGAGCCCTACACCACCCAGATGGTGAAGACCAACGAGGGGCAGATCCTGGTGAGCGGCAAAGGGCTGCTGCCGGGGAATACCTTCCTCGCGGCAACGGATTCCGCGCTTAACGATCCGCAAAAACGCGCCGCGCTGCAGGATTATCTCCAGCGCCTGGCCGGCGCCGAGCGCTGGGCCTACGCCAATCTCGACAGCTACGGCAAAACGCTGGGGGAGATCATCCGCTTCCCGGCGGAGATCGCCCGCGCGCAGTTTGCCAACCGTCAGTCGCAGTGGCAGCCGCTGACAGAGGAAACCGTGACCCAGCAGCAGGCAACGGCGGACTTTTATCTCGCCAACGGCCTGATCCGCACCCGGCTGGACGTGAAGCCGACCTTTGACCGCCGTTTTAGCGTGCCCGCTGCTGAGGTAACACCATGA
- a CDS encoding ABC transporter substrate-binding protein — MTRTPFSRRRFLQLSGGLALAGVSLPLWAHDMADMAGGDAHPALRLPQPYKIKLAINKSAVCLAPVAVAEQQKIFSKYNLDVEFVNFGNSTDVLLEAIATGKADAGVGMALRWLKALEQGFDVKLTAGTHGGCLNLLTAKDSPFGGLESLKGQTIGVTDMAGPDKNFFAILLKRHGIDPISDVQWKVYPADLLSVALDKREIAAISGSEPFSYRLLETGKYQLIASNMTGDYANLSCCVLGVSGSLARDHKPAAAALTQAILEAHSYAAAHPESVAQSFLAHALNTSEAEVSGILHGQGHGHHAVGEAFVKELTQYAVDLQRVQVIKPGTDPHQFAESIYANVFA, encoded by the coding sequence ATGACCAGAACCCCTTTTTCCCGCCGCCGGTTTTTACAGCTCAGCGGCGGCCTGGCGCTGGCCGGGGTCTCTTTGCCACTATGGGCTCACGATATGGCTGACATGGCCGGCGGCGATGCCCATCCGGCGCTGCGCCTGCCACAGCCCTACAAGATCAAGCTGGCGATCAATAAAAGCGCGGTATGCCTCGCGCCGGTCGCCGTCGCCGAGCAGCAGAAGATTTTCAGTAAATATAACCTCGACGTTGAGTTTGTTAACTTCGGCAACTCCACCGATGTGCTGCTGGAAGCGATCGCCACTGGCAAGGCCGACGCCGGGGTGGGGATGGCGCTGCGCTGGCTGAAGGCGCTGGAGCAGGGCTTTGACGTCAAGCTCACCGCCGGGACCCACGGCGGCTGTCTGAACCTGCTGACGGCCAAAGACTCGCCGTTCGGCGGCCTCGAGAGCCTGAAGGGTCAAACCATCGGCGTCACCGACATGGCTGGGCCGGATAAAAACTTCTTCGCCATTCTGCTTAAGCGTCACGGTATCGACCCGATCAGCGACGTGCAGTGGAAAGTCTATCCGGCGGATCTGCTCAGCGTGGCGCTGGACAAGCGCGAAATCGCCGCCATCAGCGGCAGCGAGCCGTTCAGCTATCGGCTACTGGAGACAGGCAAGTATCAGCTGATCGCCAGCAATATGACCGGAGATTATGCCAACCTCAGCTGCTGCGTGCTGGGGGTGAGCGGAAGCCTGGCGCGGGACCATAAACCGGCCGCCGCCGCGCTCACCCAGGCGATCCTTGAGGCGCACAGCTATGCCGCAGCGCATCCGGAAAGCGTGGCGCAATCGTTCCTCGCCCATGCCCTGAACACCAGTGAAGCGGAGGTGAGCGGCATCCTGCACGGGCAGGGCCACGGCCATCACGCGGTGGGCGAAGCGTTCGTGAAAGAGCTGACGCAGTACGCGGTCGACCTGCAGCGGGTGCAAGTGATCAAACCGGGTACCGATCCCCATCAGTTCGCGGAGAGTATCTATGCCAACGTATTCGCCTGA